The Terriglobales bacterium genome includes the window GAAGAAGTGGATCACCACCCGGGCCGCGAACCCCAGCCGGTCGCTCAGGCTGGTCTTCTCATATTGGTCTTCCGGCGTCTCAAACGACCAGTAGATGAACAGCGGCCGGCCGAGGATGTTCTGCTGCGGCACGAAGCCCCAGAAGCGGCTGTCCCAGCTGACCTCCCGGTTGTCGCCCATGGCGAAATAGGAGCCGGGTGGCACCACCAGGTCGCCGTCCTGCATGTGGCGCGGAAGTTCCACCTGCCATGCGGGGGTCACCTGGTCGAAGTCGGAGGGCGGTACCGCGGGGAAGTTGTCCCGATAGGGCACGTAGCAGCGGATGGAGAGGTTGTCGCAGGAATGGATGACGTAGGGCTCGCTCTGCGCGCGGCCGTTGACGAAGACCACCCCGTTGTGGAGATGGATGCGG containing:
- the lepB gene encoding signal peptidase I codes for the protein MPAPPPQDKKKEARQRETPLEFLASMAAVVVTALFILTFNLQAFEIPSGSMKNTLLVGDHVFVDRITYAPPSRWLGPVMPYREIRRGDIIVFFSPAQPGQHLVKRVIGVPGDRIHLHNGVVFVNGRAQSEPYVIHSCDNLSIRCYVPYRDNFPAVPPSDFDQVTPAWQVELPRHMQDGDLVVPPGSYFAMGDNREVSWDSRFWGFVPQQNILGRPLFIYWSFETPEDQYEKTSLSDRLGFAARVVIHFFGQTRWRRTLHMVR